Proteins from one Carcharodon carcharias isolate sCarCar2 chromosome 19, sCarCar2.pri, whole genome shotgun sequence genomic window:
- the LOC121291822 gene encoding cornifelin homolog A-like has translation MSLTGVITQQPITERKPLLGSGTWSTGLCSLADNVPICILGTFCPSILGCHVAHSYGENCCLPLAPGALIALRTHMRLSYNIEGTICNDALMMLFCGPCELCRMARELRNHNG, from the exons ATGAGTCTGACAGGTGTAATCACCCAGCAGCCCATTACTGAACGTAAACCACTGCTAGGATCGGGGACATGGAGCACGGGACTCTGCAGCCTGGCTGACAATGTACCTATCT GTATCCTCGGTACTTTCTGCCCCAGCATCCTGGGCTGTCATGTAGCCCATAGTTACGGAGAGAATTGCTGTTTGCCATTGGCCCCCGGGGCTCTCATTGCACTGAGAACCCACATGAGACTTTCCTATAACATTGAG GGAACAATTTGCAATGATGCCTTGATGATGCTGTTCTGTGGTCCATGTGAACTCTGTCGAATGGCTCGTGAGTTGCGTAACCACAATGGGTAG